One segment of Shewanella piezotolerans WP3 DNA contains the following:
- a CDS encoding vWA domain-containing protein: MDIDTVLTQFHFIRPYWLLLIIPFAWQLVAHLGNRVAVKHRKLVLPKHLEKALRIGDASWRKRLPLLFWGFGFCIAIIIAAGPTWQRQASPFGEDNAPLVILLDVSESMLQTDVQPSRLGRAKQKISDLLAIRDGGNTALIVYSGSAHIAMPLTKDNAVFLPLLEAITPKIMPRKGKFAEYGLAEIDKLFVQGHIADQSATVLWITDGIGNDSEKAFIDYFNRPKERSELGSQREGNYANEQPLQLIVLGSGNNKRHADIKFQGDELNSLANHLGGSYQQISVDNSDVETINRLIERNVIINSDSAEPWQEMSYPLVFILVAVFLLWFRKGWTVQWCFVGMLILTAPVQNVAASDAVYTVETAEMGTPMVGQQKLQQIKLAVSQFWFDAWLTPDQQGQRYLKKGAYSQAAQKFTQPYSKASAFYMAEDFKSAYIYFIRVDSAEALFGAANALAQQREYIAARQVYQQVVEKYPAFKPAQTNLSKIQKIIDDINRQSESQANTEDETSTELGDEPQTGEGADEKISAQMLIKQTYTAEQLLADDALTQAWMKRVEGSPSRFMATKFRTQLNQRQQSTSN; this comes from the coding sequence ATGGATATTGACACAGTGTTAACACAGTTTCATTTTATAAGGCCTTACTGGTTACTGCTGATCATACCTTTTGCTTGGCAACTAGTGGCGCACTTAGGCAATAGAGTGGCCGTTAAGCATCGAAAATTGGTGCTTCCTAAACATCTAGAAAAAGCGCTTAGAATTGGTGATGCGAGCTGGCGAAAACGGCTACCGCTCCTATTTTGGGGATTTGGATTTTGTATCGCGATAATAATAGCTGCTGGCCCTACGTGGCAGCGACAAGCTTCTCCTTTTGGAGAGGATAACGCGCCTTTGGTCATCCTATTGGATGTCTCAGAGTCGATGTTACAAACTGATGTTCAGCCTTCTCGGCTCGGTCGTGCTAAGCAAAAAATCTCCGATCTGCTTGCTATTAGAGATGGCGGAAACACTGCACTTATTGTCTATTCAGGTAGTGCGCATATAGCCATGCCTTTGACCAAAGACAACGCCGTATTCCTACCGTTGCTAGAGGCTATTACACCAAAAATCATGCCCCGAAAAGGCAAGTTTGCCGAGTACGGATTAGCTGAGATAGACAAGCTATTCGTTCAGGGTCATATTGCAGATCAATCAGCTACCGTGCTATGGATAACCGATGGTATCGGTAATGATAGCGAGAAAGCTTTTATTGATTATTTTAATAGGCCGAAAGAGCGATCAGAGTTGGGTTCACAACGAGAAGGGAACTATGCGAATGAGCAACCCTTACAGCTAATAGTATTAGGTAGTGGTAATAATAAGCGCCATGCCGATATAAAGTTCCAGGGTGACGAATTAAATTCGTTGGCTAATCACTTAGGTGGCAGCTATCAACAAATATCTGTCGATAATAGCGATGTTGAAACAATCAATAGGTTGATTGAACGCAATGTTATTATCAATAGCGATAGTGCTGAGCCTTGGCAAGAAATGAGCTACCCACTGGTGTTTATCTTGGTAGCTGTCTTTCTTCTGTGGTTTCGTAAGGGCTGGACCGTTCAATGGTGTTTTGTTGGCATGTTAATACTTACCGCGCCTGTGCAGAATGTAGCCGCTAGTGACGCTGTTTATACCGTTGAAACTGCTGAAATGGGCACGCCAATGGTAGGACAGCAAAAACTGCAGCAAATAAAGTTAGCGGTTAGCCAGTTTTGGTTTGATGCTTGGTTAACGCCAGATCAGCAAGGACAACGGTATTTAAAAAAGGGGGCATACAGTCAAGCAGCACAAAAGTTCACTCAACCGTATAGCAAAGCCAGCGCTTTTTATATGGCAGAGGATTTCAAGTCAGCTTATATCTATTTTATACGAGTCGACAGTGCTGAGGCTTTGTTTGGTGCAGCTAACGCTTTGGCCCAACAACGAGAGTACATTGCCGCTAGACAGGTATACCAGCAAGTCGTAGAGAAGTATCCCGCCTTTAAGCCTGCACAAACCAATTTGAGCAAAATCCAAAAGATCATTGATGATATAAACCGTCAAAGTGAAAGCCAAGCCAATACTGAAGATGAAACATCTACAGAGTTAGGTGATGAACCTCAGACAGGAGAGGGGGCGGATGAGAAAATCTCCGCGCAAATGTTAATTAAACAAACCTATACCGCTGAGCAATTACTTGCAGATGATGCCCTAACTCAGGCATGGATGAAGCGGGTAGAAGGTTCGCCAAGTAGGTTTATGGCAACAAAATTCAGAACGCAGCTTAATCAACGTCAACAATCGACATCAAACTAA